In Pseudomonas sp. ADAK2, the genomic window TGATTACGACGGTCAGCACATCAGCGTGAAGGGCGCCAAGTTGCTTTATCCGCCGATCCAGCAACCACGTCCGCCGCTGTATTTTGGCGGTTCTTCGGAAGCGGCTCAGGATCTGGCAGCCGAACAGGTTGAAATGGTCCTGACCTGGGGCGAACCACCGGCCGCCGTGGCCGAGAAGATTGCACAAGTGCGTGCCAAAGCCGCGAAGCTCGGTCGTACCGTGCGCTTCGGCATTCGCTTGCATGTGATCGTCCGCGAAACCAACGAGGAAGCGTGGGCCGCGGCGGATCGACTGATCTCCCATGTGGACGACGAAACCATCGCTCGGGCGCAAGCGTCCCTGTCGCGTTTCGATTCGGTCGGTCAGCAACGCATGGCCGCGCTGCATGGCGGCAGTCGCGACAACCTGGAAGTCAGCCCCAACCTGTGGGCCGGTGTCGGCCTGGTGCGTGGCGGTGCCGGTACGGCGCTGGTGGGCGACGGTCCGACCGTGGCCGCGCGGATGAAGGAATACGCGGACCTGGGCATCGACACGTTCATCTTCTCCGGTTATCCACACCTGGAAGAGGCCTACCGCGTCGCCGAGTTGCTGTTCCCGCACATCGACGTGCAACGCCCGGAACAACCCCAAGGTGCCAACTTCGTCAGCCCGTTCGGCGAGATGGTGGCCAACGACATTCTTCCCAAAGCCGCGTCCCAGAGCTGAGGCGCCGCCATGAAAAGAATTATCCACAACCTCGCGCCCTGGGCGTTGCCGGTGTTGCTGCTGGCGGTGTGGCAGTTGTCGGTGTCGGCAGGCTGGTTGTCGACGCGGATTCTGCCGGCACCCATCGCCGTGATCGAGGCCGGCGTAAGCCTGGTGCGCAGCGGCGAAATCTGGACTCACCTGGCCATCAGCGGCTGGCGTGCGGCGCTCGGTTTCACCATTGGCGGCGGCATCGGTCTGGCGCTGGGCTTCATTACCGGCCTGTCGAAATGGGGCGAACGCCTGCTCGACAGTTCGGTGCAGATGATCCGCAACGTGCCGCACCTGGCGCTGATTCCGCTGGTGATCC contains:
- the ssuD gene encoding FMNH2-dependent alkanesulfonate monooxygenase, whose product is MSLNIFWFLPTHGDGHYLGTAEGARAVDHGYLQQIAQAADRLGFGGVLIPTGRSCEDSWLVAASLIPVTQRLKFLVALRPGIISPTVAARQAATLDRLSGGRALFNLVTGGDPDELAGDGLFLSHEERYQASVEFTRIWRRVLEGETVDYDGQHISVKGAKLLYPPIQQPRPPLYFGGSSEAAQDLAAEQVEMVLTWGEPPAAVAEKIAQVRAKAAKLGRTVRFGIRLHVIVRETNEEAWAAADRLISHVDDETIARAQASLSRFDSVGQQRMAALHGGSRDNLEVSPNLWAGVGLVRGGAGTALVGDGPTVAARMKEYADLGIDTFIFSGYPHLEEAYRVAELLFPHIDVQRPEQPQGANFVSPFGEMVANDILPKAASQS